In the genome of bacterium, one region contains:
- a CDS encoding DUF2304 domain-containing protein encodes MKRIQVMSFLASLGLLGIVLELVRRRMIKEKFALLWVISVVFLLIFSLWGNLLELLAKILGIYYPPSVLLPIMIFFGVVLFLYFSVIVTKQDEKIKSLTQQISILEERLREIEEKEQND; translated from the coding sequence ATGAAAAGAATACAAGTGATGTCTTTTCTCGCGTCCTTGGGACTTTTGGGAATAGTGCTTGAGCTCGTTCGTAGAAGAATGATTAAAGAAAAATTCGCTTTGTTATGGGTTATATCAGTCGTTTTCCTGCTCATTTTCTCATTGTGGGGAAACCTTCTCGAACTTCTCGCAAAAATATTAGGCATATATTATCCGCCATCTGTTCTGTTACCAATAATGATATTTTTTGGCGTTGTGCTGTTCCTTTACTTCTCGGTCATCGTGACTAAACAAGATGAAAAAATAAAAAGTTTAACTCAACAAATTTCAATTTTAGAAGAAAGACTGAGAGAAATCGAGGAGAAGGAACAAAATGATTAA
- a CDS encoding NAD-dependent epimerase/dehydratase family protein — protein MRALVTGGAGFIGSHLVELLEEKGIDVVVLDDLSTGRRENLKGTKAKLVVGSIENSMTLESSLQYCSVIFHLAAVVPMFEAFSNPAKFISINTAGTANVLSYAKKFGIEHIVFVSSAAVYGDSQNFPINEAAQTKPMNPYAVSKLAAEQLCTLWANEFGTSITIVRLFNAYGPRQYLHSKYSAVIPSFIRSAKSKKPFVIFGDGKQTRDFIFVKDVVDALWFLYDRRYCGVINLATGTETSIIKLAQIIADMIGVEPSFDFREPRNGDVTRSVADISKLVSLGFKPKVDIVEGLRKTIEAY, from the coding sequence ATGAGGGCATTAGTAACAGGCGGTGCAGGTTTTATAGGCTCCCATCTGGTCGAGCTTCTTGAGGAAAAAGGCATCGATGTCGTTGTCCTTGACGACCTCTCCACCGGACGGCGAGAAAATCTTAAAGGAACGAAAGCGAAGCTGGTTGTGGGAAGTATTGAAAACAGTATGACCTTGGAGAGCAGTTTACAATATTGTTCTGTCATATTTCACCTCGCTGCAGTGGTTCCGATGTTTGAGGCTTTCAGTAACCCGGCTAAATTCATATCCATTAATACTGCTGGGACAGCTAATGTGCTTTCATATGCTAAAAAATTTGGGATAGAACACATCGTATTCGTATCATCAGCTGCAGTTTATGGCGACAGCCAAAATTTCCCGATAAATGAAGCTGCTCAAACAAAGCCCATGAACCCATACGCAGTTTCGAAACTTGCTGCGGAACAATTATGCACCCTATGGGCGAATGAATTCGGAACAAGTATAACTATAGTAAGGCTCTTTAATGCCTATGGACCTCGACAGTATTTGCATTCAAAGTACTCTGCGGTGATACCAAGCTTTATAAGAAGTGCCAAAAGCAAAAAACCATTTGTAATATTTGGAGACGGTAAGCAAACGCGCGATTTTATATTCGTAAAGGATGTCGTAGATGCGTTATGGTTTTTATACGACCGTAGATATTGTGGCGTAATAAATCTTGCCACTGGAACCGAAACATCCATAATAAAGCTTGCTCAAATTATAGCGGATATGATAGGTGTGGAACCATCTTTTGATTTCAGGGAGCCCAGAAATGGTGATGTAACAAGGTCTGTGGCAGACATAAGTAAACTTGTTTCGCTTGGCTTCAAACCGAAAGTCGATATAGTGGAAGGACTGCGTAAAACCATTGAAGCTTATTAA
- a CDS encoding glycosyltransferase family 2 protein, producing the protein MSGDVGKPKAIAVVPAYNEEKTVAAVVNEIKNSVPDIDVVVIDDGSEDNTFDKAKEAGAFVIRHPFNMGIGATVQTGFKFAVMRGYDIAIQVDGDGQHDPKFIPYMLEIISAGDADVVSGSRFLKKEGFQSSKIRRIGIKIFEHVYRILTGLKITDCTSGFRAFNRKALEFVAKNYPEDYPEPEVIILIHKANFRIKEIPVVMRARQGGKTSIKGLKSLHYMLKVIFALFMHALRKVEK; encoded by the coding sequence ATGAGTGGGGATGTAGGAAAACCTAAAGCAATAGCAGTTGTGCCTGCCTATAACGAGGAGAAAACTGTGGCAGCGGTGGTGAATGAGATTAAAAATTCAGTACCTGATATTGATGTGGTCGTTATTGACGATGGCTCCGAGGACAACACTTTTGATAAAGCTAAAGAAGCGGGTGCCTTCGTAATCAGACATCCTTTTAATATGGGGATAGGAGCAACCGTTCAAACAGGTTTTAAATTTGCAGTCATGCGAGGTTATGATATAGCAATACAAGTTGATGGAGATGGTCAACACGACCCGAAATTCATACCTTACATGCTTGAAATTATTTCTGCTGGAGATGCAGATGTAGTCTCAGGCTCTCGTTTTCTCAAAAAAGAGGGCTTTCAATCATCAAAAATCCGAAGAATCGGAATAAAAATATTCGAACATGTTTATAGAATACTAACTGGTCTTAAAATTACCGATTGCACATCAGGATTCAGGGCATTCAACAGGAAAGCGCTGGAATTCGTTGCAAAAAATTATCCCGAGGATTACCCCGAACCCGAAGTTATAATTCTTATACACAAGGCTAACTTCAGAATAAAAGAGATTCCCGTCGTGATGAGAGCAAGACAAGGCGGCAAAACTTCCATAAAAGGTTTGAAATCATTACATTATATGCTTAAAGTTATTTTTGCATTATTTATGCATGCGTTGCGAAAGGTGGAAAAATGA